One segment of Acidianus sp. HS-5 DNA contains the following:
- a CDS encoding beta-propeller fold lactonase family protein, whose product MVLKGYKVEKKFVINLILSLALLVSVITPVTLVGHGETNATSNNSSLGYVKYTLLLFNNTLIKGNYCGPNLGGYPRGIVYDPSNGYLYVTDYGSGSVSVIDPANNSVIATIGVGGGPLGIVYDPNNGYLYVTDYGSGSVSVIDPANNSVIATIGVGGGPWGIVYDPNNGYLYVTNCRSGSVSVIDPVNNSVIATIEISIGKFASRPNGIVYDPNNGYLYVMGCDSGYVSVIDPANNSVITNIEVIEGSHGIVYDPNNGYLYVTSGFGYCNSVWVIDPNSNSVIAKIGVGSGPFGIVYDPSNGYLYVTDSGSNSVSVINPANNSVIATIRVEIDPCDIAYDPSNGYLYVTNYGFNSVLVIDPANNSVIATIRVEIYPWGIVYDPNNGYLYVTGSNSGSVSVIDPASNSVISTIGFGSSPRGIVYDPNNGYLYVTCGSNSVSVIDPASNSIIATIRVGSNPLGIAYDPSNGYLYVTDSGSNSVSVINPANNSVITNIEVGCNPWGIVYDPNNGYLYVTNCRSGSVSVIDPVNNSVISTIEIRIEEFANRPNGIVYDPNNGYLYVTDYGSGHVSVIDPANNSVITNIQVGCINICGTTNPRGIVYDPSNGYLYVTVPCFRYVSVIDPVNNSVITDIGVGHGPQGIVYDPNNGYLYVADCGAGAISIISTSAKTLCYSVTFTENGLPPGTLWSVTLNGVTKTSTSNTIVFKEPNGFYLYTIGSVHGYTVSQSSGTVTVSGSNVVLSTTFTQISTRTSTTTPTSTQTTTQTSATSVIPPITSPTPSTTSPSISPIIYVIVAVVVIVVGVAVVLTRRK is encoded by the coding sequence ATGGTATTAAAAGGTTATAAAGTTGAGAAAAAATTCGTAATTAACCTCATACTCTCCCTGGCTTTATTAGTTTCAGTTATTACTCCTGTGACGTTAGTAGGACACGGTGAGACTAACGCAACGAGCAATAACTCAAGCCTGGGCTACGTTAAGTACACCCTCCTGTTATTTAATAACACTCTGATTAAAGGTAACTATTGCGGTCCAAATTTGGGAGGTTATCCAAGGGGAATAGTTTATGATCCCAGTAATGGTTATTTATACGTTACGGATTATGGTTCCGGCTCTGTATCTGTCATAGATCCTGCTAACAATTCTGTAATCGCTACCATAGGGGTTGGAGGTGGTCCATTGGGAATAGTTTATGATCCCAATAACGGTTATTTGTACGTTACGGATTATGGTTCCGGCTCTGTATCTGTCATAGATCCTGCTAACAATTCTGTAATCGCTACCATAGGGGTTGGAGGTGGTCCATGGGGAATAGTTTATGATCCCAATAACGGTTATTTGTACGTTACGAACTGTCGTTCTGGCTCCGTATCTGTTATAGATCCTGTGAACAATTCCGTAATCGCCACCATAGAAATAAGTATAGGGAAATTTGCAAGTCGTCCGAATGGAATAGTTTATGACCCCAATAACGGTTATTTATACGTTATGGGCTGTGATTCCGGCTACGTATCTGTCATAGATCCTGCTAACAATTCTGTAATAACAAACATAGAAGTTATAGAAGGTTCACATGGAATAGTTTATGATCCCAATAACGGTTATTTATACGTTACTTCTGGTTTTGGTTATTGTAACAGCGTATGGGTCATAGATCCTAATAGCAACTCAGTAATCGCCAAAATAGGAGTTGGAAGTGGTCCATTTGGAATAGTTTATGATCCAAGTAATGGTTATTTATACGTTACGGATTCTGGTTCTAACTCCGTATCTGTCATAAATCCTGCTAACAATTCTGTAATCGCTACCATAAGAGTTGAAATTGATCCATGTGATATAGCCTATGATCCCAGTAATGGTTATTTATACGTTACGAATTATGGTTTTAATTCTGTTTTGGTTATAGATCCTGCTAACAATTCTGTAATCGCTACCATAAGAGTTGAAATTTATCCATGGGGAATAGTTTATGACCCCAATAACGGTTATTTATACGTTACGGGTTCTAATTCTGGCTCCGTATCGGTTATAGATCCTGCTAGCAATTCCGTGATTTCCACCATAGGATTTGGAAGTAGTCCACGGGGAATAGTTTATGATCCCAATAACGGTTATTTATACGTTACTTGCGGTTCTAACTCCGTATCTGTGATAGATCCTGCTAGTAATTCTATAATCGCTACCATAAGAGTTGGAAGTAATCCATTGGGAATAGCCTATGATCCCAGTAATGGTTATTTATACGTTACGGATTCTGGTTCTAACTCCGTATCTGTCATAAATCCTGCTAACAATTCTGTAATAACAAACATAGAAGTTGGATGTAATCCATGGGGAATAGTTTATGATCCCAATAACGGTTATTTGTACGTTACGAACTGTCGTTCTGGCTCCGTATCTGTTATAGATCCTGTGAACAATTCTGTGATTTCCACCATAGAAATAAGGATAGAAGAATTTGCAAATCGTCCGAATGGAATAGTTTATGATCCCAATAACGGTTATTTATACGTTACGGATTATGGTTCCGGCCACGTATCTGTTATAGATCCTGCTAACAATTCTGTAATAACAAACATACAAGTTGGATGTATTAATATATGTGGAACAACTAATCCACGGGGAATAGTTTATGATCCCAGTAATGGTTATTTATACGTTACGGTTCCTTGTTTTAGATACGTATCTGTTATAGATCCTGTGAACAATTCCGTAATAACAGACATAGGAGTTGGACATGGGCCACAGGGAATAGTTTATGATCCCAACAACGGTTATTTGTACGTTGCAGATTGTGGTGCTGGAGCCATAAGTATAATCTCTACATCGGCCAAGACACTATGTTACTCGGTCACTTTCACTGAAAATGGGTTACCCCCGGGAACTCTTTGGTCAGTAACTTTGAACGGCGTCACTAAGACTTCTACTTCAAATACTATAGTATTTAAAGAGCCTAACGGCTTTTATTTATACACTATAGGTTCAGTGCATGGATACACTGTATCTCAGTCGTCCGGTACAGTAACCGTTAGTGGTTCTAACGTTGTTTTGAGTACAACGTTCACTCAGATATCTACACGGACGTCAACAACTACCCCTACAAGTACTCAAACTACTACGCAGACAAGCGCTACAAGTGTTATACCACCTATAACTTCGCCTACTCCAAGCACTACTTCACCCTCTATCTCCCCAATAATCTATGTAATAGTTGCTGTGGTCGTAATAGTTGTTGGAGTCGCTGTAGTCCTAACAAGGAGGAAGTAA
- a CDS encoding PIN domain-containing protein, whose amino-acid sequence MTSRRILIDTNVLVYSTFEDSERHKEAVKVLTENEVVIPQIVIYEYMWVLAKLTNNVDLIKQKLEELKDFEIVKEELEDIIKGVEMLKYDKSLRMLNDYIILALAKRLNIELTTYDSELIKAGIKNGVNIYNSFSS is encoded by the coding sequence ATGACTTCACGAAGGATTCTAATTGACACTAACGTGCTAGTATATTCTACTTTTGAGGACTCTGAACGACATAAAGAGGCAGTGAAAGTCCTAACTGAAAACGAGGTCGTAATCCCGCAAATAGTAATTTATGAGTACATGTGGGTTTTAGCAAAGTTAACTAATAACGTTGACCTCATTAAACAGAAACTGGAGGAACTTAAGGATTTTGAGATTGTTAAGGAGGAACTGGAGGATATTATAAAAGGAGTCGAAATGCTGAAATATGACAAATCCTTGAGGATGCTTAACGATTATATAATATTAGCACTGGCTAAGAGGCTCAACATAGAACTCACAACTTATGATAGTGAGTTAATAAAGGCAGGGATTAAGAACGGCGTAAATATTTATAATAGTTTTAGCTCATAA
- a CDS encoding AbrB/MazE/SpoVT family DNA-binding domain-containing protein: MRVKVTRNFQITIPVEVREKLNIKEGEYVDVTANEEEGIIIIKPYRKKWTTVRLGKRINQSDIDKAIEDAIDDFTKDSN, translated from the coding sequence ATGAGAGTTAAAGTTACTAGGAATTTCCAGATTACTATACCGGTTGAAGTTAGGGAAAAGTTGAACATAAAGGAAGGTGAGTACGTCGACGTTACGGCTAATGAAGAAGAGGGGATAATTATTATTAAACCTTATCGTAAAAAGTGGACTACAGTAAGGTTAGGTAAGAGGATAAACCAGAGTGATATTGATAAAGCAATAGAGGATGCAATAGATGACTTCACGAAGGATTCTAATTGA
- a CDS encoding PaREP1 family protein has product MEEIIKKAKEKGIDVEDVLIREIAKNDPHEGVRLRLEIAEKYMNEAYDYLKKGDPVQASEKAYKVAEEIVKTLAEKFNINEYRQAVTEGRWYTYLLASATNELSKRLGDWVADGWNAGYVLHVWGFHEGKLSVDKITVNVEKVKKMLEKAKSALTV; this is encoded by the coding sequence ATGGAAGAGATAATAAAAAAGGCTAAGGAAAAAGGTATTGACGTAGAGGACGTGCTTATAAGAGAGATAGCTAAAAACGACCCTCACGAAGGGGTCAGACTAAGGTTAGAAATAGCGGAAAAGTACATGAACGAGGCTTACGATTATTTAAAGAAAGGTGACCCAGTTCAAGCTTCTGAGAAGGCTTACAAGGTAGCTGAAGAAATAGTTAAGACATTAGCAGAAAAGTTCAACATTAACGAATATAGGCAAGCAGTGACCGAAGGTAGATGGTATACGTACTTGCTCGCTAGTGCGACTAATGAGTTGTCAAAGAGGTTGGGTGACTGGGTTGCAGACGGATGGAACGCAGGGTATGTACTACATGTCTGGGGTTTCCACGAGGGTAAGTTGAGCGTGGATAAGATTACTGTAAACGTGGAAAAAGTGAAGAAAATGCTGGAGAAAGCGAAGAGTGCATTAACGGTCTGA
- a CDS encoding tetratricopeptide repeat protein, whose product MDIEKLIEEGYKKPDEELEDYFKKLYQEFGDNPRVIYEYANVLDYLGKEKEAIPLYREALRKGITGKYHDMCLIQLASSLRLVGELDESYEILSDIYNKSKEPSSLLFLSLTMFNLGRASEAFCLMFKHILGRNEGFLGEYRRALTQYIDGICVDNSQRA is encoded by the coding sequence ATGGATATAGAAAAATTGATAGAAGAAGGTTATAAGAAACCTGATGAAGAATTGGAGGATTATTTTAAAAAGCTTTATCAAGAGTTTGGCGATAACCCTAGGGTCATCTACGAGTACGCAAATGTGTTAGATTACTTGGGAAAAGAAAAGGAGGCAATACCGTTATATAGGGAAGCCTTAAGGAAAGGTATAACTGGGAAGTACCACGATATGTGCTTAATACAGTTAGCCAGTTCCTTACGTTTGGTTGGAGAATTGGACGAGAGTTACGAAATCCTTTCTGACATTTACAATAAGAGTAAAGAACCTTCTTCTCTCCTATTCCTTTCTCTTACAATGTTTAATCTAGGCAGGGCTAGTGAAGCGTTTTGTCTAATGTTTAAGCACATTTTAGGAAGAAATGAAGGCTTCCTTGGAGAGTATAGGAGGGCGTTGACGCAGTATATAGACGGGATATGCGTCGACAATTCTCAAAGAGCTTAG
- a CDS encoding PaREP1 family protein, which yields MESQLPKFFKEPEKYSRLRLLEALQELYLSIEMLKNGYSRNSASKLFLSWKTLLSSIVVANFNKIMEMKKGKEEEIKLYMRIGYSAPTTGLVGISRDLEDLGFKGLVNLTTAMLGIHKYAYNGLDKDISPFHSRSEAIISIKELIKAKVDIISSMKLGDEEKELFEKIKRLISF from the coding sequence ATGGAGTCACAGTTACCTAAGTTTTTCAAGGAGCCGGAGAAGTATTCTAGACTTAGGTTACTTGAGGCTTTGCAGGAGCTTTACTTGAGTATTGAAATGCTCAAGAATGGCTATAGTAGAAACTCTGCAAGTAAACTCTTCCTTTCATGGAAGACACTGTTAAGCTCAATTGTTGTTGCCAACTTTAATAAAATAATGGAGATGAAGAAAGGAAAGGAAGAGGAAATTAAATTGTATATGAGGATAGGGTATTCAGCACCTACTACCGGTCTAGTTGGGATTTCGAGAGACCTTGAAGACCTCGGTTTTAAAGGTTTGGTAAATTTAACTACTGCAATGTTAGGCATTCATAAGTATGCGTATAATGGCTTAGATAAGGACATAAGTCCATTTCACAGTAGGAGCGAAGCTATAATCTCTATAAAGGAGTTAATAAAGGCTAAAGTCGATATAATATCGTCCATGAAGTTAGGTGATGAAGAGAAGGAACTCTTTGAGAAAATAAAGAGGTTAATCTCCTTTTAA
- a CDS encoding selenium-binding family protein: MITFRSDPTFYPSPKSAMKAKPEELAYVACLYEGTGVDAQDYLAVVDVNPSSPTYSKIVGKVNLPNKGDELHHFGWNACSSALCPNGIPGIERRYLIVPGLRSSRIYVIDTKPDPRSPKITKIIEPEEVKEKTGYSRLHTVHCGPNGIYISALGNADGEGPGGVLVLDHFNFNVLGRWEIDRGDQYFAYDFWWNLPNGVMVTSEWGVPNTIEGGLKLEHLKDRYGNRVHLWDLEKRREASSLTLGEENRMALELRPFHDPTKLMGFVNVVVSLKDLSSSVWLWYYEGGKWNAEKVIEIGAEKADGGLPEILKPFNAIPPLVTDIDLSLDDKHLYVSCWGTGEVRKYDVSDPFKPVLVGKVKLGGIGSNETHPSGGKLTGGPQMLEISRDGKRVYVTNSLYSTWDNQFYPEGIRGWLVKLNSGDGFSLDKEFFVDFGSARAHQVRLSGGDASSDSYCYP; encoded by the coding sequence ATGATAACCTTTAGGAGTGATCCAACATTCTACCCTTCCCCTAAATCAGCAATGAAAGCGAAGCCCGAGGAATTAGCCTATGTAGCCTGCCTCTACGAAGGGACTGGTGTAGATGCTCAAGACTACCTAGCAGTGGTAGACGTAAACCCCAGTTCACCTACGTATTCAAAGATCGTTGGAAAAGTTAACCTACCTAATAAGGGAGACGAACTACACCACTTCGGCTGGAACGCCTGCAGTTCTGCTTTATGCCCTAACGGGATCCCGGGGATAGAGAGGAGGTATTTAATAGTGCCAGGCTTGAGGTCTTCGAGGATATACGTCATCGACACTAAGCCTGACCCAAGGTCGCCTAAAATAACTAAAATAATTGAGCCGGAAGAGGTAAAGGAGAAGACGGGATACAGCAGGCTACATACAGTACACTGCGGTCCCAACGGGATATACATAAGTGCTTTGGGTAACGCAGATGGCGAAGGCCCAGGAGGAGTCCTAGTTTTAGACCACTTTAACTTCAATGTATTAGGGAGGTGGGAGATAGACAGGGGAGACCAGTACTTTGCCTACGATTTTTGGTGGAACTTACCGAACGGTGTAATGGTAACGAGTGAGTGGGGAGTACCGAATACAATAGAAGGCGGGCTAAAGCTAGAGCATTTAAAGGACAGATACGGCAACAGGGTACACTTATGGGATTTGGAGAAGAGGAGGGAGGCATCTTCACTAACCTTAGGTGAGGAAAACAGGATGGCTCTTGAACTTAGGCCTTTCCACGACCCTACAAAACTCATGGGTTTCGTTAACGTTGTAGTAAGCCTCAAGGACTTGAGCAGTTCGGTCTGGCTTTGGTATTATGAGGGAGGTAAGTGGAACGCTGAAAAGGTAATTGAGATAGGTGCGGAAAAAGCAGACGGTGGGCTTCCGGAAATCTTAAAGCCTTTCAACGCAATCCCTCCCCTTGTTACAGACATAGACTTATCGTTAGATGATAAGCACTTGTACGTCAGTTGCTGGGGCACTGGGGAAGTAAGGAAGTACGACGTCTCTGATCCCTTCAAGCCCGTGCTAGTAGGGAAAGTAAAATTGGGAGGGATAGGCTCTAACGAGACCCACCCATCTGGCGGTAAACTTACTGGAGGACCACAAATGTTAGAGATAAGCAGGGACGGTAAGAGAGTTTACGTTACTAACTCCCTGTACAGCACTTGGGACAACCAATTCTACCCCGAGGGAATAAGGGGTTGGTTAGTTAAGCTTAACTCAGGGGACGGCTTTAGTCTTGATAAGGAGTTCTTCGTGGATTTCGGCAGTGCTAGGGCTCACCAGGTTAGGTTAAGTGGTGGGGATGCAAGCTCAGATTCTTATTGCTACCCTTAG
- a CDS encoding STK_08120 family protein produces MNNKVVISSSFEKDVMLKLFSNQKFFFTNFTPFIIVNEENENVFYIYGELYSIFSAFDVEARVRKYVSTESVTYILILQPGLISQTLDRLIDRSYKGVPPKGNGKIIINVTEEKIEISVDYEGDKEKVIVNSIIKK; encoded by the coding sequence GTGAATAATAAAGTAGTTATCTCATCATCGTTTGAGAAAGATGTAATGTTAAAGTTATTTTCGAATCAAAAGTTCTTTTTTACGAATTTTACCCCTTTTATTATAGTTAATGAAGAAAATGAGAACGTTTTCTACATATACGGCGAACTCTATTCCATCTTTTCAGCCTTCGACGTAGAGGCTAGAGTGAGGAAATACGTTTCAACTGAGTCCGTAACTTACATACTCATACTTCAACCCGGTTTAATATCGCAAACTTTAGATCGCCTAATTGACAGGAGTTACAAGGGAGTCCCACCTAAGGGTAACGGGAAAATAATCATCAACGTCACTGAAGAGAAGATAGAAATATCCGTAGATTATGAAGGAGATAAAGAGAAGGTGATAGTAAATTCCATAATTAAAAAATAA
- a CDS encoding DUF998 domain-containing protein: MDKYKISSYLILLGVTEFFFLMFISETLYPNYSVKFNYISDLGVGRTAIIFNSSIIVLGILLMVSAVLLRKLFSFAVFLAGLGAMFVGIFPETTGAPHLISALIAFLFGGIGAILSGLTLAHGAVKYFWVILGLMTLSSLVLYVTSYYGPLGPGGMERMIVYPELIWGFSIGTYLAK, encoded by the coding sequence ATGGATAAATATAAAATTTCAAGTTATCTTATACTCTTAGGAGTTACGGAATTTTTCTTCCTTATGTTTATCTCTGAAACATTGTATCCAAACTACTCCGTCAAATTTAATTATATAAGCGACTTAGGAGTTGGAAGAACTGCAATAATATTTAATTCATCAATAATTGTATTGGGGATTTTACTGATGGTGTCGGCTGTGCTATTAAGAAAGTTGTTTTCGTTTGCCGTATTTCTGGCGGGATTAGGTGCGATGTTTGTTGGAATATTTCCGGAAACTACTGGGGCTCCTCACCTAATTTCGGCATTAATAGCGTTCCTATTCGGAGGAATCGGAGCTATATTGAGTGGTTTAACTTTAGCTCATGGGGCAGTAAAATATTTCTGGGTTATATTAGGCTTAATGACGCTATCTTCTCTGGTTCTCTACGTAACGAGTTATTACGGGCCTTTGGGCCCAGGGGGAATGGAGAGGATGATAGTATATCCAGAGTTAATATGGGGGTTTAGTATTGGAACTTACTTAGCAAAGTAG
- a CDS encoding metal-sulfur cluster assembly factor: protein MNKEEWKTTIMEGLKEVYDPEIPINIVDLGLIYDLKISDNGEVYIKVGATSPGCPVTEDIVYTVEQVIKERVPAKKITVDLDLETQWTPLMMTKEGREEFKKKYGYDIVKQWAESYGIQLNETQ, encoded by the coding sequence ATGAATAAGGAGGAATGGAAGACCACAATAATGGAAGGTTTAAAGGAGGTTTACGACCCTGAAATCCCGATAAATATAGTCGACCTGGGATTGATTTACGATTTGAAGATTAGCGATAATGGAGAAGTGTACATAAAAGTAGGTGCAACGTCTCCGGGTTGTCCCGTAACTGAAGACATTGTGTATACCGTGGAACAAGTAATTAAAGAGAGAGTTCCTGCTAAAAAGATAACTGTAGATTTAGATTTGGAAACGCAATGGACACCGTTAATGATGACTAAAGAAGGCAGAGAGGAATTCAAGAAGAAATACGGATATGATATAGTTAAACAATGGGCTGAAAGTTATGGAATACAACTTAACGAAACTCAATAA
- a CDS encoding DUF2249 domain-containing protein, producing the protein MELDLRSVEPQYRHTLVLETFSKMKDGEELTVIADHYPTHLIQLLSGQIEKYNVEQTNTGDFVLKVKKGSKAIIAHISEFRKMGDTFTPVPVLRKNEYGVILVFFKAGQYIPVHAPDSDLIFYVLQGKGTAYVDNKEVEIREGSIIIVPRGVKRGIKAETYMEALHIVVPSPSPEDHEKIMGAAMKGIQEVDF; encoded by the coding sequence ATGGAACTAGATCTCAGAAGTGTTGAACCGCAATATAGGCATACATTAGTACTGGAGACATTTAGTAAGATGAAGGACGGTGAGGAATTAACAGTAATAGCAGATCACTATCCTACACACTTAATACAACTTTTATCTGGGCAAATCGAAAAATATAATGTGGAGCAAACTAATACCGGAGATTTCGTGCTAAAAGTAAAGAAAGGTTCTAAGGCAATCATTGCCCACATTTCTGAATTTAGGAAGATGGGAGACACATTTACACCGGTCCCGGTATTAAGGAAAAACGAGTATGGAGTTATTTTAGTTTTCTTCAAAGCGGGACAATACATTCCAGTACACGCTCCAGATTCCGACCTAATATTCTATGTGCTCCAAGGAAAGGGGACAGCTTATGTTGACAATAAGGAAGTTGAGATAAGAGAAGGATCTATAATTATAGTACCTAGGGGAGTCAAGAGGGGAATAAAAGCTGAAACTTACATGGAAGCACTCCATATAGTCGTCCCTAGTCCTTCACCTGAGGATCATGAGAAAATAATGGGAGCAGCTATGAAAGGTATTCAAGAAGTAGATTTTTAA
- a CDS encoding 4Fe-4S binding protein: MGIDPNYRTSRQVVGEHEGHKIYGPVESPKVLGIHGTIVGVDFDVCIADGSCITACPVNVFQWYDTPGHPASEKKADPINEQACIFCMACVNVCPVAAIDVKPP, from the coding sequence ATGGGAATAGACCCGAACTACCGTACTTCAAGGCAAGTTGTTGGCGAGCATGAGGGGCATAAAATATACGGTCCAGTAGAGTCTCCCAAAGTGTTGGGAATTCACGGAACAATAGTTGGTGTGGACTTCGATGTATGTATTGCTGATGGCTCTTGTATAACTGCTTGTCCGGTTAATGTGTTCCAATGGTACGATACGCCAGGACATCCAGCATCTGAGAAGAAGGCAGACCCAATAAATGAACAAGCTTGCATATTCTGCATGGCCTGCGTAAACGTATGCCCAGTTGCAGCAATTGATGTAAAACCACCGTGA
- a CDS encoding hemerythrin domain-containing protein, which yields MLASILTLDHRRLENLVEEFMKSPNESTYNEIRNAYVNHIYWEEEFLFPKINNTTLLTIMRALEVEHGSMWMLLDKVKEYLEGGKVEEAQEKISEFMRVLLEHDGAEEGSVYQELDQLSDEEQAELILEEIKIAVPPKEWKCKAIR from the coding sequence TTGCTTGCTTCAATTCTGACGTTAGATCATAGGAGATTAGAGAACTTAGTTGAAGAGTTCATGAAGTCTCCAAATGAGTCGACATATAACGAAATAAGGAACGCTTACGTTAATCATATTTATTGGGAGGAAGAATTTCTCTTTCCTAAGATAAACAATACGACGCTTTTAACTATTATGAGGGCTTTAGAGGTTGAGCACGGTAGTATGTGGATGTTATTAGATAAGGTTAAGGAATATTTAGAAGGCGGTAAGGTTGAGGAAGCTCAGGAGAAAATAAGCGAATTCATGAGAGTACTTTTAGAACACGATGGTGCAGAAGAAGGTAGTGTGTATCAAGAATTGGATCAATTGAGTGATGAAGAGCAAGCTGAGCTTATATTAGAGGAAATAAAAATAGCTGTACCGCCGAAAGAGTGGAAATGTAAAGCAATACGTTAA
- a CDS encoding methyltransferase domain-containing protein, producing the protein MSSLFDSLHAWNYKVCRRMGMTIDEEILYAKFLRKLLKPYSKALEIGGCNCLFSLNLKGVITIDVWKEIPLEEVKKYAKSQLVENLFPLPFRDNSFDLIYSPLFFSNVKRDVRKEMAKEVYRVIKERGTLILIEIELLRKMRKDFFDLGFQEKGYYVYQGIFFSIMELDKKSAEPVA; encoded by the coding sequence ATGTCTTCCCTTTTTGATAGCTTACACGCATGGAATTATAAGGTTTGCAGAAGGATGGGGATGACGATAGATGAAGAAATCCTTTACGCCAAATTCCTTAGGAAGCTGTTAAAACCGTATTCTAAAGCCCTAGAGATCGGCGGTTGTAATTGCCTCTTTTCGTTGAACTTAAAAGGAGTAATAACAATAGACGTCTGGAAAGAAATACCTTTAGAGGAAGTTAAAAAATACGCTAAGTCCCAACTGGTTGAAAATCTTTTCCCACTTCCTTTCAGAGATAATTCATTCGATTTAATTTATTCCCCACTATTCTTCAGTAACGTCAAGAGGGATGTAAGGAAGGAGATGGCTAAAGAAGTATATAGAGTAATTAAGGAGAGAGGGACATTAATCCTCATTGAAATAGAACTTTTAAGGAAAATGAGAAAGGACTTCTTTGACCTGGGTTTCCAAGAGAAAGGCTACTACGTTTATCAAGGGATTTTCTTCTCTATAATGGAACTGGATAAAAAGAGTGCAGAACCCGTGGCGTAG
- a CDS encoding nitric oxide response protein — protein sequence MKAGMALLLMGIGLLLFAGVPMVLEFMSMQGFQICVNFPVRAHWFSMIYGFFLILIGNEILIALSNEWTRKVAPTPVIAVFGLVTLLANILNYFSVNPFQYYLVLISLGILLSYSEAYFHPSSIGLPPTTYNYLLFITLILSLFIVGFQSVFYLPALSLAFPTLTIFAILSRDVGLVLGGKKINAPAMVVGYIFLAFGIIFYPPLIILAWAFSLYATKLPLAKGRRYPKVALNIAWVWLLVSALLYTNYDIFVHAIAVGFLFNTVFGVDAVLMDMIIGITGKRVVIHPSYIPLVLLNLGLTMRVIFDLGVNSPILLLSAPLQGIGVLSFFGITLGSVVRQAKY from the coding sequence ATGAAGGCAGGAATGGCACTGCTATTGATGGGCATAGGTCTACTCCTCTTTGCAGGAGTCCCAATGGTCCTCGAGTTCATGTCAATGCAGGGGTTCCAAATCTGCGTAAATTTTCCAGTACGTGCACACTGGTTTTCCATGATCTACGGATTTTTCCTAATATTAATAGGGAACGAAATACTCATAGCCCTTAGCAACGAATGGACAAGAAAAGTAGCCCCTACGCCGGTAATTGCAGTCTTTGGCTTAGTAACGCTTTTGGCTAACATCCTAAATTACTTTTCAGTTAATCCATTCCAATACTATCTCGTTTTAATATCCCTAGGAATACTTCTCTCGTACTCTGAGGCGTATTTTCACCCATCCAGTATAGGCTTACCTCCCACAACTTACAATTACCTGCTCTTTATTACCCTTATTCTATCCCTCTTCATAGTAGGCTTTCAGTCAGTATTTTACCTTCCAGCCTTAAGTTTGGCTTTCCCTACATTAACGATTTTTGCAATACTCTCCAGAGATGTAGGGCTTGTGTTAGGTGGAAAAAAGATTAACGCTCCGGCAATGGTTGTAGGTTACATATTTTTAGCCTTTGGAATAATCTTTTACCCTCCATTAATTATCTTAGCCTGGGCTTTCTCGCTTTACGCAACTAAACTTCCCTTAGCTAAGGGGAGGAGATATCCAAAGGTGGCATTAAACATTGCTTGGGTTTGGTTACTCGTTTCAGCATTGCTATACACTAACTACGATATTTTCGTTCACGCAATTGCAGTAGGCTTCCTATTTAATACTGTCTTCGGTGTTGATGCAGTATTAATGGACATGATTATAGGGATAACCGGAAAGAGAGTTGTAATCCACCCTTCTTACATTCCTTTAGTCCTGCTGAACTTAGGGTTAACAATGAGAGTTATCTTCGACCTAGGCGTAAATTCACCAATCTTACTCCTTTCAGCTCCACTTCAGGGTATAGGAGTTCTTTCCTTCTTCGGTATAACTTTGGGGAGTGTCGTAAGGCAAGCAAAATATTAG